Below is a window of Corvus cornix cornix isolate S_Up_H32 chromosome 2, ASM73873v5, whole genome shotgun sequence DNA.
ttacTATTTGGAATTTTCATAGGTTCTTTTTCGGATTATTTTTGCTGCAGTCATAGGGTgctttgagttggaagggaccttaaagatcatgtagttccaacCTCTatgccatggaaagggacaccgtccactagaccaggttgctcagagccccatccagcctggccttgaacactcccagggatggggcatccacaacttctctggtaAACCTGTTCTGATGCCTCACtaccctctgagtaaagaatttcttcctaatacctaatctaaatctctcctcttgtagtttaaaatcattctgccttgtcctatcactatgtCTatgtaaaaagtctctctccctgtttttttctAAGCCccttttaagtactgaaagCCCCCAGTGAGGTCTCTgtggagctttctcttctccagtgtTACTGTTGTATTGGGAttgctttattattatttccatatGTAACAGTAATAAAGTCTATGTTGATACTTTTGGTTCACAAGGTCTTAGTTAACTGAAGCAGACTGGCATCTTGGGTAGCTGCCTACTGATAAAGTGTTAAACCCCAAGGAAGTACCCTCCTGGGTCTGTACTTGATTTGTGGTGCCACCAAAAGAGATGGGTTATGAGGAAAGCACAGAAGCCTGGCTATGCCCATCTATGCTCTCTCAGCATCCCTCAGTCCTTGGATTAGGGATGGTAATGGGGTGTGTTGTCTATGACTTACCCATCAGCTTTGCGTATCTGAAAGGTATTTTCTTCTATCCTCCGAGAGAATGGAGGCCTTCagcaggtttggttttggttttttttttttggctgtctttactcaatttaatttttttaatggctatAATTCctcatatgtattttttttctctgcagaaaatacCTCACAATATTatagaaacaacaaaaaataatatgGGATTAGCACCCTGTGTTCCTAGCAGTGTGTTTTCAAGGACAGatgatgtttcattttcttttaatgtgtaTTCCTTCTACATAAAACTGTAATGAAATTTTAGCCTACTACCTTTTCTGGTGTGTATGATAAAATGTTAATGTCAGTTGCATAGTGTgaacagaatggtttggggaCAAAACTAAGGATGATTTGACAAAGTAGAGTATTATGCAGAGCGAAAGAAAGATTGTTGAAAGGACATTGCAGGTCCCTTGCATAACTTTCTAAGAATGGACTTGCCAGTGATAATGGCTGCATTTCAGGGATCTTTGTGAAaaagttgttggggtttttttgagtatTTGTGGAGTGATGTCTTGAATGCAAGCCAGCTAGGCTGAATTTGTTCTTCATCCCAATACAAGCTTATTTGAATTatgtttttacatttctatGTAAAATGTTTGTAgaatttattattgttttctatCAGAGGGTTAGCTAGATGCTTTATTTCAATTTGTTCCCATTAATGAGCTGATGCTTAATATCTTTGTGTGTATTTACTCTCATGACTGAATCTAATACAGGCTGTACATAGCCAGTGAAGTAGTGGAAACCAAAGGATAGAAGAGTACAAGTTCCAAGTCATAATGGCATTTAAGCATTGtgtagtttggttttttgttccataaaacagaaaggaagTTGAATTTTAGTTTGGGTTCCTCATGTTGATGTTTCTAATTTTCTGGAGAGATGCAtatttcacattcttttttgtcttatttctATTCTATATGTAGTTCTAGAGTTACAGACTTACAAAAAAGAATTCTGTTTCCTACAGCTGGCCTTGGCAGAGTTATATGAAGATGAAGCTAAAAGGCAGTCATTGTGTTCTGACAAGCCAGCAGCTACAAAGACCAGTAACCCAAAGGTATCACAGAGGTAATAcgtgttttgtttttcagaaatgtgtgGATAGGTGTCGTATTAGCTAAAAAAACTTTGTCATTCTTACTTGATCCCCTCTTTGTATAAAAAGCAATCTACAGCAAGTCAGAATCAAAAATTGTGAGTCCCTGCAATAATGTATTGTCTGTCTTCTCAGAAtgccttttaaatttatttatttaggagCCTTTGTACTAATTGGTATTCCAGGTATTTCAAAACACTTTAACCCCACTTCATATAAGATAAGCAAAATGCTGTGTTGCTCTTTCTTTACACAGACAGAATTTGGAAATTTGCTGTATCAGAAAATTACTGCAGTTCTTTGCTTCTTCAAAGTTCAGCAAAGCGGCAGCTTGTGTGAAACTTGGCAAGTGAGCTGCTTTCAGGGTTTTATTTATGTCAGTGTCTGATGAGGCAAATAATGattctaaaatttttttgtagGTTCCTTAGTAGGCTCCTATTGGGGTGACAGAAATAAGAAGGGCTTCTTAATGAATTTTTCTGGGTTGGGCAGGTGGAAGGAAAGACACATACCTATATTTCAGTCCAGCTTTTGCTAACCTACAGTGTTTGCAGTTCACATAACATTTGAAGATTCAGTGTAgtcttgtattttttaaataaaacaatctttccagtttttaattatttttaaaaaataatttaaagacGTCTTTATAACATTACTAACAGTGATGCCATGCATGGCATGTCTTATATGTGTCTTGTTTTTCAATCACTGCTGCCAATATGGATCTCTGTGTTTAAGGAGGTCAAGCAACAGAAAAGATCTTAGTCACCAGTCATGCTTCAGGTGCACTGCAAATGCAGATCTCTTCAGGAAGAGAGATTTTTAGCAGAGCGTGCAACACTTGGAAGTGTGggggttttgaggttttttgtttctttcgGTGAAACCACCTAAGATGACTAACCAGCTACATAGGAAAAAAGTTTACGAATAAAGCAAATAGCTCCATTTACCAATACATATCATAAAGTTAAAACTTCCTACTCCCAgtcaaaggaaaagctgcaataCTGTATCTCAAACACTTCAGTGTGATAGTTGGCAAATACTTGTTATTTGTTGGCATTCATTCTGCAATCTGTGTGAGAAGGAAGAGATGAATTAGTAGACTTCAGTTTGCTCTCAGATGAGCAGTGCATTAATTGCATGGAAACAGTGCTGCTCTTCTATGCTAACATAGAATAGTTCAGTTGGAATAGGCCTATTGTGACCATGCAGTCCAACTGTTAATGCAAAATGACTCTGCCATACATGTGCCCTTTCCTGCTTATTCACTGAGAAGCATTCATGGCTGTGTACTTtggcaaaaaacaaaaacaaaaaacaaaccaaacccaaaaaaccaaccgaaaccccaaaaaccaaaaaacacaacTTGATATCCtaagtttttgaaaaataagtagCTTCAGAAGTTAGATATGAAGTTTATGTGCCAGTCATCctcaaatgtttttttttattctcttggcAGTCTTAAACTGGATTCTCTTAAAAGGCTGAGAAAACCAGAGAGAAGCATGAGCGAtgacaaagaaaaccaaaggtatttttaaaacaaaatggaaaaaataatttaacaattGTGAAAGTAGTTGGGGTTTGTGTCACATTCGCACTGTGCTCCGTcctgttttttcaaaatgcGTGTGAGCTAGGTCTGTCCTGCAAAGAGCTAGGGGACTTATTAGAGTGTTAGCTGTACACTCTTGtcataaaattatatttagtaGAATCTGACTGGAGTGATGTAGGACCTGTAGATGCCTTAACCTGTATTGTTGCAAAGGTTGTAACTTACACTTGTACTCAAAACCTTTTTTGCCTTTCTCGAGTATCCTGAATTGTTCTGTGTATCTATTGCTCAAATATTTGAGtacttcctttctttcttgaatACAAATTCTGATAAGAATTGCTGTTTCATCTCCTTAccactatttttctttcagatctaaaaattaaagattttccATATAAATGGTAGTTGGGgtaataaatacagatttatgtACAAAGGGGACATGTTACTTAGGGATTGACAATTATGTGGCATTATAAAAACAGTATGAATGTACAGTACCTTCATACCCAATACTGTGTTTTGGTAATTGTAAAATATGGTGGAATCAACACATTATAAAATCGTTGGTCTTGGAGATAGTTTCACATGGATTAATTGACTTGCCTTACCCCAAGTGGTTAAGGGTAAAAGTTGAGGAAAGTAGAAGgcatttattaattattaatgcTTCCTGTAATCAAAGACAAAACAGATTTGACAGGTTTTGATTTatatacagatatttttatagcATCTATTTCATTAGTATTTAGAGATTATAGTGCCTTTCTCAAGATAATTCTCGAGGAATATCTTGATCCTTATAATCAAACAGATACAGTTTTGAACAGAATTATTTGTAGTTCAACAGTTTGTCTTCAAGACCTAGTAATGGTGCTGTGGTGAAGAAAACACCTACAAATTAGCTTTCACAACAgtttctgctggttttaaaatgccttgaaaggttaattaaatttattagaaaatttccatttctgataCTGTCAGGAAGGGAAGTATGCTAGatgtttgaattaaaaaatcaaattgtaGCACTGTTCCGGTTTTCCAAGAATAGTTTTATACTTGTTCTGCTAAGGTGGTGTTAGCTGTGAATTTATATTCTATCCAGTCCAGACACAGTCCCATGCACAGGACACGCCTAAGGAAATCAGTCTTTCTGGGAATAGGTGACAGCCACATAAGGTGCTCAGCTGCATCAGGACTGTGTTCACTTAAAACTTACAGCTTTGCCCCCTAATCTCTGGGATCTGCTCCAGAAGGCACCTTGGTTCTTTGTTAGTCAAATGTCTTTAGTGTAGTGCTGCTTGGATTGTTGGGAAGGTCAGAACCAAGTGAAACATTTATCAGAATGAAAAGGTTTTGTGCCAAATTTGTCTCtttgttcattaattttttttcttctgatggaaagagaaaaattgtgCTTGTCATTTAAAGCATTGTTGCTTATGTGCATTACTATTCTAAAGATTTTATTCAGGTGACTCAGAATATAGAGGATTACAGATTTCTGGGGCTTCCAATAATCCGAGTAAAATTGTTGCTGAACTCTTCAAGGAAGCAAAAGAACATGGGGCTGTCCCATTAGATGAAGCCTCGAGAGCATCTGGTGATTTCAGTAAAGCTAAGGTAAAAGTTAAGAGATGTTTTGATCTCTCTTTACATTTGTGTCTCTAAAATTCATAAAACCACAGGAGAGCAAGTGCCCCTTTCTGTGATTTGTGAATAGCAGATTTGCTCAACACAGGTTTATATTGTCTGTGCTCAAATAGCTTGCTctagaaaataaaggaaaagaaccaCACTATTTCAGAGGAAATCATTAGAAATCATCATGAACTGGAATTACATGCTTTGTTTTCAATTACATTTGATTCAATAAGAATCCAGACTAAATTTGCATCCCAAATCAAAATCTCTTACCTGTAGCATTGCTCCTAGAGAGTAGTGGTCAACAGTTAAGTGTCCATATGGAGGATGGTGACAAGGTATTCATAGAGGGACCAGTGCTGTTTAATGTCTTCATCAGTAACACAGACAGTGGGGTCGAGCAcaccctcagcaagtctgcAGGTGGCACCAGGCTGAGTGTTGCAGTTGATGTGCCTGAAGTctgggatgccatccagagggacctggacaagctggaGAAGTGGGCTCATGGGAGCCTCATCAGGTCAACAATGCCAGGTGCAGGGTCCTGCATCTGCATCAGGGCAACCCCCAGGATCAACACAGGCTGGAGAATGTAGGAAGTGAGAACAGCTCTGGAGAAGGGCTTGGGGGTACTGGTGGATGAAAAGTtggacatgacccagcagtGTGTATTCACAGcccaaacatgtcctgggctgcatcatAAGAAGTGTGGGCACCAGGATGAGgaaggtgattctgcccctctactccactctggtgagaccccacttGAAGTGCTttatccagctctggggtccaCAGCACAAGAAGGGCATGGACCTGTtagagtgagtccagaggaaggCCACAAAAGTAATCAGAGGAATGGAGCATCTGTCCTATGAGGAAagcctgagagagttgggactgttcaccctggagaagacaagggtctggggagaccttattgcagccttccagtagTTAAAGGGGGCCTATAAGAAATATGGGGATAGATTTTTTAGCAGGGCCAGTTTTGGTAGGACAAGGGGTaaaggttttaaactaaaagagggtacATAAAAGAGGATATAAGAGAGACATTCTTTACCATGAGTGTGgtaaagcactgaaacaggttgctcagggaggtggtggatgccccattcctggaaacattcaagatcAGGTGGGACCAGACTCTGAGCAACATGATGAAGTTGAAGATGTGCCTGCTTGTCACAGGGGAGCAGTtggtgacctttaaaggtctcttccaaactgaagtattctatgattcttatGTTTGAAAAAGTATACAGAACAGAAGCTGAAATGTGTCACACAAAGCTTGCTTAGCCTGATTATGGCTGCTAGATACAATTTTCCACTTAGAAAATACATGATAGAACAGTACTTGCTTTTTATTGCAGAAGCAAGCTTGtggatggcttttttttttttcacccaggtaagaattttaataaactgtttcagagaaatgttttataagcttttctatgtatttttttcagtcattttctgGTGGTGGATACAGATTGGGTGACTCATCACAAAAGCACTCTGAATACATATATGGAGAAAATCAGGATGTAAGTAAAATTTatagcagaaaacaaaacctctaaCAGAGGCCTGCTTAATCATGTTTACAGTTTGAAATGCCAGTATTACAGTAACTATGtctatgaggaaaaaataatatctaAATATTAGATACGTGCTCAGTAGAAATTGTTGAAGTGTCCATAGAGAACAGCTGTTCATTGGGTATCCCCTAAGGCCTCCATTATGGAATTGTCAAAtgtaaattactttaaaattcttAGCACACCTCCTTTTCAGTTACTTTCCATCAGGTGTTGTCTTGGATTCTCTTAGTTATGCTAACATTTTAATCCTTCTGGGAATGGATTCTTCTTGTGGCTTGCAAAGCAGCCAGTCTCAGACTGGAGTGCATGGATGTATTCTAGGAAAGGTGAAGCAGCAGGTTAGAGGCCTTTCTTTCCTATCACTTAAAAACCAGGGTGTGAAGGAGAGGgtggggaaaaacaaagttctCTGCACTTTGCTATTTTTGTGAATGGCTAAAGCAAATCTTCAGCTTGTCtagaaacaaacccaagaaattACTAAGGCCCAGAGGATGTGGTTCCGGCTAGGGGGTGCTGTCGTGCCACACAAGGAGCTGCTAACTTCAGTAACAGCTTCTACTTCTGCTCTTCAGTAATCGTTCTACTCTCCAAGTAACAGCCAGCTGTAGCCAGCCAGAATCTTGTTGCAGTGGACTTACCATAACTGGGAGCAGAATTAGTTTTCTAAGGGAAGCCAGTTTTACTGGCTAGGAAAGTCTAGTTTTGCTGGATGGCGAAGCACTTAGAAGGAAGAGAAGTGCAGGTTTTGAAGCTGAAACGTCCTGGCTGGACCTTTCATGTAGGATGTAGCAAAATAAGAAGGGAGCAAAGGGAGCTGGTTTCCAGAATTCTTAGCATTTGAACTTAATGGAGCTACTTTCAGCTTGTTGGAGCTCAGCATTTGAGGAAAGTGTAGGTTTTGCTGTAACAGATTTATCAGCagtaatttgtaattttatgggtttatttcttaatttatcaataaaaatgtttactgCTTTTGAAAGTAACTAGAACACTGCAAAGATCACTACCCTCACTATGTCATACTTTGTCATGGATAGCAGATTAAGAGATTCTTTTTCCCAAGGTAGGAAAGTGGTCTAGAAGAAGATAGTAGTCTATAACTATTGggatttttcaaaaagaatCTAACAGTGACAGGTACAGTGCAATGTATTGTTCTTATTTTGTCATTTGCCTTCTTTCTGTCGTCTGGTACAAAATCTGTTAAGTATAGATCAAAACTTCTAACTAGTCTGTATGAAATTGTACTACCTTATTTgtctttcttcacttttttatttcactggttTTGCTTCATAGGTTCAAATTTTGCTGAAACTGTGGAGAAATGGATTCAGTTTAGATGATGGCGAGTTGAGATCCTATTCAGATCCAACAAATGCTCAGTTTCTTGAGTCTGTTAAAAGAGGGTGagttaaaatgttaaaatgttaaaGTTAAAAACCTTTTGAGGTATGTCTTTGGAGTGAAGTAAAATGCTTTCTCCACATGCTTATTAAAAGTTCCAGACTTCTTCTTTGCCTGAACCCATAAAATATGGTTTGTATTTGTCACCAGATGCATGGGGCACTTAAAAATTTGGAATACTTTGGTTCCTTTGAGGGTTTAACTCTGAATGGTACTTGTTACAACAGCTTTtgtattgatatttttttcctagctcattctgtgattcagatgTAAGTATGTTCTAGGTTTTGACTGtcaattcactttttttttttccttcatttaggATGAAATcaattcataaaataattaaacGTGACTTTCAAAGTAGACATAATAGTACTATTGACTCATACTGTGTGTGTACTttttggataatttttttttgcagtccACGATGTAAttggaaaatttttatttttgtaattaaggGAAATTCCTGTGGAACTGCAGCGACTTGTTCATGGTGGCCAGGTTAATTTGGGTATGGAAGATCACCAAGAACAGGAATATGTGAAGCCCAGACTGCGATTCAAAGCTTTCAGTGGCGAAGGGCAAAAACTTGGAAGGTGAAAAAAGCTAGAATCTCTGTTCTGTGCTCTGTATTCATATGCTGTTTCATTCCTGTGACTGAAAATTTCAGACTACTTTGTCATGGTTCTGTTAGTAAcatctggtttggttttttccaatCCTATAGCCTTACACCTGAAATAGTCAGCACACCTTCTTccccagaggaggaggagaaatccATTCTTAATGCACCTGTTCTGATTGATGATTCCATGCCAGCAACTAAAATTCAAATTAGATTAGCAGATGGAAGCCGATTAATACAAAGATTTAATCAAACACACAGGTAAATTGATTCTGCATCAACGCAGGTAACATTAACTATTTCGATAAGTTTGTGTTTTGTCATTAAATGAGTCTCAGCAAGACATCAAAATGGGGGAAATACCAGCCTTGCTGAAGTGTATAGTTCTGTGTCACTTTCATTACATGGATGTATGATAAACTGACTGTCAAAAATTCTGTACTTGGAAACACAATATATTTGATAACTGCAACTTTTATACAAACTTTTATAACCAATTAtgtcctttgattttttttaacgACATAATACAAGCCGTAACTCTTCCCAGGACAACTGAAATCTGGATAGCCCCACTATGTAGtcatcccagccctgggcccTCCTTGGGAGGACCAGGTGGATGACTTGGGAAACACTGTGAAAGCACTTCATTACGAAGTGTGGCGTATAGTCTCAATTGGAATATAGTCCACACTATGGGCAGAGAAATCCTGTGGCCCATAATCAAGAATTCCAGCTTTCTACCTTGTTATACTCGAGGCTGTGACAAAACATGTCACAGATATAAGTGTAGATGGCAGCCCATATGCAGAAGGGTATATAGACACTTTATGCTTGTTTGCAATTCCAGCATGTGGGTTGGACATAATACTGAGAACctactttttgttttgggtgGTCATCTCCTAAGAACTGGCAATGTGTGAACATGATGGAGGTTTTAGATTTGTTAGTAGCTTTGCTGATTAGAGCTTGCCACCAATTTTATTGACACTGTTGGGGCAGTGCCACAAATGGTGTTGGCCAACCCCATTTATTTGTCTAAGAGGTTGTGTTAGTGCAAGGTTCTGCAAAGCTCCACTCTCCACTGTGTGGCTGAGAGAACTTTGGGCAGAGGGCAGAGATTTGGGCAGCAGTTCTATCCATGCTTAAACAGTGTTAAAAGTCAGCCTTGATTTGAAATCTGCACAATTGTGTTAGAACATGGCTGCAACTTGAATCCTGACTTGGAGATGGTGTTACCATGGACCCAATTCCATGTTAATGTTGTTACATGGATAGctcatctgtttcctttttttcctcctggctcAGAATAAGGATGATGTGTAGCTTTTTTTACCTGACAGTGTACACAGACTACAATGAGGAAATTTTAGGTGAGATGCCAGTAGCAATATTTTTTGATACTTTTGACCTGATAATATATCCTAAGAGTACAGGCTCAGAtcctttcttcacagcagctgctggagaagtgACTGAGACAAACCATGGGGCTTATTGAGAGCCTCTGTAGCTGAGTTGTGTGTTCTTCTGTCTGCCTGAAAGTGTAGAAGTGGTAAACTTGCCAGTAACATCTGTAACAACCAAGGTTGTGTTGACATGAGCTTATTTTAATCATTATTAACTTTCTCTTGACTGTGAATCTTTATGGTTATCTTTGACATAAATATGATCAAAATCAGCTGCTAAAGTGCATAACTTATGTCATAGGCCTTGAAGACTGGTAGAAAGCTGAAATCCCTGCTTATTTGGCTGCAGTATATTTGCCAACTTAATCACAAAACATCTTCACAGATTTATTCTCATCTTAGTGTCTTAATAGAAAAACCTCAAATTTCAGGATTTTATCTctaaagtactttttttttaatctgtgtcttataaaattaaattattcttgttGATGTGATTGTTTTATTAACTCTTGTTCAGAAGTTTACTGCCAAGTGAGAGTAGGAGAAACCTCTTGCTTTTGAAGTGCATTAGTAATTCCCCTCTACTTTCTCTTCACTTTGACCATATATTTTAAGATTCTCTCTTCCATTAATAATTTCACCTTTTTTGGAATATACTAATTAATGAAACTTTTGACAGTGATGTTGAAATTACTTGGCTTCCTGTGTTATGTATCAGTTTGCAATATAATTCCATGTTAcaaattttgtttctattccTTGAGAAAACAAGCAACATTCACTAtaatttttcagggttttttttatgcaAGAGTCAAAAAATTGTAGGCTACAATCATTAGTTATCTGGatcaaaaagaaatgtgaaatctAGAACTTACTTATTGGTTTAGTCTGCTTGATGGTTTTGTGTTCTCTGATCATCTTAATGTTCAGAGATATATGTCAGATGGAATCATACAGAGTTTTCATA
It encodes the following:
- the UBXN2B gene encoding UBX domain-containing protein 2B isoform X2, giving the protein MADGGAAPAQPDGDVPAAPAAAGRRDRQPRSGGRPPSARDLQLALAELYEDEAKRQSLCSDKPAATKTSNPKVSQSLKLDSLKRLRKPERSMSDDKENQRFYSGDSEYRGLQISGASNNPSKIVAELFKEAKEHGAVPLDEASRASGDFSKAKSFSGGGYRLGDSSQKHSEYIYGENQDVQILLKLWRNGFSLDDGELRSYSDPTNAQFLESVKRGEIPVELQRLVHGGQVNLGMEDHQEQEYVKPRLRFKAFSGEGQKLGSLTPEIVSTPSSPEEEEKSILNAPVLIDDSMPATKIQIRLADGSRLIQRFNQTHR
- the UBXN2B gene encoding UBX domain-containing protein 2B isoform X1, which produces MADGGAAPAQPDGDVPAAPAAAGRRDRQPRSGGRPPSARDLQLALAELYEDEAKRQSLCSDKPAATKTSNPKVSQSLKLDSLKRLRKPERSMSDDKENQRFYSGDSEYRGLQISGASNNPSKIVAELFKEAKEHGAVPLDEASRASGDFSKAKSFSGGGYRLGDSSQKHSEYIYGENQDVQILLKLWRNGFSLDDGELRSYSDPTNAQFLESVKRGEIPVELQRLVHGGQVNLGMEDHQEQEYVKPRLRFKAFSGEGQKLGSLTPEIVSTPSSPEEEEKSILNAPVLIDDSMPATKIQIRLADGSRLIQRFNQTHRIKHIRDFIIQSRPAFATTDFVLVTTFPNKELTDESLTLQEADILNTVILQQLK